The following proteins are co-located in the Piscirickettsia litoralis genome:
- the lipB gene encoding lipoyl(octanoyl) transferase LipB, with protein sequence MNTPLNIRWLGQVAYEESWQKMKEFTHNRTDACLDELWVVEHPRVFTQGQAGKSEHVLNPGDIPIVQTDRGGQVTYHGPGQLVIYCLLNISRLKIGVRGLVCLIESSVQNILKSWGIDSHLRDKAPGVYVEGAKISALGLRFRRGCCYHGLSLNVSMDLEPFDRINPCGYEGLQVTQVSHLGGPDSIDIAANALIEQLSSRLGYTATEHKVGWDK encoded by the coding sequence ATGAATACGCCGTTGAATATACGCTGGCTGGGGCAGGTTGCCTATGAGGAAAGCTGGCAGAAGATGAAAGAGTTTACCCATAACCGCACGGATGCGTGCTTAGATGAGCTATGGGTGGTTGAACATCCGCGCGTGTTTACTCAAGGCCAAGCCGGTAAGAGCGAACATGTTTTAAATCCAGGTGATATCCCGATTGTTCAGACGGACCGAGGTGGTCAGGTGACCTATCATGGCCCAGGTCAGCTTGTTATCTACTGTTTATTGAATATCAGCCGCCTAAAAATAGGGGTACGCGGTTTAGTTTGCCTGATCGAGTCTTCGGTGCAAAACATTCTCAAATCATGGGGAATCGACAGTCATTTGCGTGACAAGGCTCCTGGCGTTTATGTTGAGGGCGCAAAGATTTCAGCGCTGGGTTTGCGGTTTCGCCGTGGTTGTTGCTATCATGGCCTCAGTTTGAACGTGAGTATGGACTTAGAGCCCTTTGATCGCATCAACCCATGTGGTTATGAAGGTTTACAAGTCACACAAGTCAGTCATCTGGGTGGACCAGATTCTATTGATATTGCTGCCAATGCTTTGATTGAACAATTATCATCACGCTTAGGCTATACAGCGACTGAGCATAAAGTTGGATGGGATAAATGA
- the rodA gene encoding rod shape-determining protein RodA — MIARLYRFFYGDNSAGINSKPLMQRIHLDSTLLILLILLAVCGCALLYSASGQSVTALKHQGMRLTAAFAAMLILAQISPRYYQRSASWLYCFGVVLLAAVLLFGHVSNGAQRWLDLGVFQFQPAEFMKIALPVALAAFLSEREPPLPLGFILIALAIVAVPFSLIIKQPDLGTALLIGASGFFVIFLAGISWRWLLFMLGSLAVCAPIIWQFLHAYQKKRILTLLNPESDPLGSGYHIIQSKIAIGSGGFAGKGLLQGTQSNLEFLPERTTDFIFSVLGEEAGFIGAIVVLTLYFLIIVRGSFIALNAEDQFSRLLAGSLVLTFFTYVFVNIGMVSGLLPVVGVPLPLISYGGSSMVTLMAGFGILMSIQTHKKAVV; from the coding sequence ATGATTGCAAGGTTATACCGCTTTTTTTATGGCGATAACTCAGCAGGAATTAATTCAAAGCCATTGATGCAAAGAATACATTTGGATAGCACTTTATTGATTTTATTAATTCTACTGGCTGTCTGCGGTTGTGCTTTGTTATATAGTGCTAGTGGCCAGAGTGTGACGGCATTGAAACATCAAGGGATGCGTTTGACAGCAGCTTTTGCGGCAATGTTAATTCTTGCGCAAATTTCGCCACGTTATTATCAGCGCTCGGCAAGTTGGCTTTATTGCTTTGGCGTGGTCTTGCTTGCTGCGGTGTTATTATTCGGTCATGTTAGTAATGGTGCACAGCGTTGGTTAGATTTAGGTGTTTTTCAGTTTCAGCCGGCAGAATTTATGAAAATAGCCTTACCCGTTGCTTTGGCGGCTTTTTTAAGTGAGCGTGAGCCGCCACTGCCTTTGGGTTTTATTTTAATTGCTTTGGCGATTGTTGCTGTGCCTTTTTCTTTAATTATTAAACAACCTGATTTAGGTACAGCGTTATTAATTGGTGCCAGTGGCTTTTTTGTGATCTTTTTAGCAGGAATCAGTTGGCGTTGGCTGTTATTTATGCTGGGTAGTCTGGCTGTGTGTGCACCGATTATTTGGCAATTTTTACATGCTTATCAAAAAAAACGCATCTTAACGTTGTTAAACCCTGAAAGTGATCCATTGGGCAGTGGCTATCATATTATTCAATCGAAAATTGCGATTGGTTCAGGTGGATTTGCGGGTAAAGGCTTATTACAAGGGACGCAATCTAATTTAGAATTTTTACCTGAGCGGACGACGGACTTTATTTTTTCAGTGCTTGGCGAAGAAGCTGGTTTTATCGGTGCGATAGTCGTATTAACCTTATATTTTCTCATTATTGTTCGTGGTAGTTTTATTGCTTTAAATGCTGAAGATCAGTTTTCACGGCTACTTGCCGGAAGTTTGGTTTTAACCTTTTTTACTTATGTGTTTGTGAATATTGGTATGGTTTCTGGTTTATTACCTGTTGTTGGTGTGCCATTGCCGTTAATTAGTTATGGTGGCTCATCAATGGTGACCTTAATGGCAGGATTTGGTATTTTAATGTCTATTCAAACACATAAGAAAGCAGTAGTGTAA
- a CDS encoding aminotransferase class IV, with the protein MQAYYNNQFMLLDEVKVSPLDRGFLFGDGVYEVIPVYNRRLFKGEEHLIRLENSLDQTRIENPLSRAEWLEILNQLIESNSERLGDDQAVYLQVTRGYAPVRNHAFPDQSESTVFAYSMPLTPPDYGDANYPGANVVTCEDERWQRCDIKSVNLLANAMANQYARDNNAAEAILLRGGNVVEATSSNVFIVKNKVILTPPKDNILGGITRQCVLDLAKKSGFKISRNCD; encoded by the coding sequence ATGCAGGCTTATTATAATAATCAGTTTATGTTGCTCGATGAGGTTAAAGTCTCGCCGCTGGATCGCGGCTTTTTATTTGGCGATGGCGTTTATGAAGTGATTCCCGTTTATAACAGGCGTTTGTTTAAAGGTGAAGAGCACTTAATTCGTTTAGAAAATAGCCTGGATCAAACTCGCATCGAAAACCCACTGTCCAGAGCCGAATGGCTAGAGATACTCAATCAGCTCATTGAAAGCAATAGCGAACGCTTGGGCGATGATCAGGCGGTTTATTTACAAGTTACTCGGGGCTATGCGCCGGTGCGTAATCATGCCTTTCCAGACCAGAGTGAATCGACGGTGTTTGCCTATAGCATGCCGTTAACCCCTCCCGATTACGGCGATGCGAACTATCCAGGAGCGAATGTCGTGACTTGCGAGGATGAGCGGTGGCAGCGCTGTGATATTAAGTCAGTCAATTTGCTAGCCAATGCGATGGCCAATCAATATGCCCGGGATAATAATGCGGCTGAGGCTATTTTGCTACGAGGGGGTAATGTTGTTGAGGCGACTTCATCGAATGTCTTTATCGTTAAGAATAAGGTGATCTTAACACCACCGAAAGATAATATCCTAGGCGGCATTACTCGTCAATGTGTGTTAGATCTCGCTAAAAAATCAGGGTTTAAAATTTCAAGAAACTGTGATTAG
- a CDS encoding LPS-assembly lipoprotein LptE gives MSRINKQALAVQTLLHAWYEMSFTAVTLGWHAMRIRAFFLPVIILSLAFLLTACGFQLRGKAPVSGTVSLASTGMPQLTQIVRSNWQAQGIRFVSEKDSDYRVRLLKETNNRYIMTGFNSSSSTQQYQVVETLYFSILDKKGKYLVKNGNLTASALATQNNTQQYNPDLIEGLRSQLANQLLWRLGALSS, from the coding sequence TTGTCGCGAATTAATAAACAAGCCCTAGCCGTACAGACTTTATTGCATGCTTGGTATGAAATGAGTTTTACGGCTGTTACTTTAGGATGGCACGCCATGCGTATTCGAGCTTTTTTCTTGCCCGTTATTATATTATCTCTAGCGTTTTTATTGACTGCCTGTGGTTTTCAGCTGCGTGGCAAGGCGCCGGTTTCTGGAACCGTGTCTTTGGCATCAACCGGTATGCCGCAATTGACCCAAATCGTCCGTTCGAATTGGCAGGCTCAAGGAATCCGCTTTGTTTCTGAAAAGGACAGTGATTATAGAGTGCGATTATTAAAAGAAACCAATAACCGTTATATTATGACAGGTTTTAATTCAAGCAGTTCGACACAGCAGTATCAGGTGGTAGAAACTCTGTATTTCTCTATTTTGGATAAAAAAGGCAAATACTTGGTTAAAAATGGCAACTTAACAGCCTCGGCCTTAGCGACACAAAATAATACGCAACAGTATAACCCTGACTTGATCGAAGGGTTGCGTAGTCAACTTGCGAATCAACTACTGTGGCGTTTGGGAGCGCTAAGTTCTTGA
- the mrdA gene encoding penicillin-binding protein 2, which yields MTEQKVRLCIGSAHGGQWLEDSHKAEGYFKQRIFQALLIVSSLLLLLAGRLAYLQLIDHSRYSTLSRNNYIRAVPLVPKRGLIYDRNGVLLAENIPVYSLDIIPERNKNIKQTIARLGQLLPIRKEDIKSFYNQRRLRHSFDSIPLLDDLSHEQMAKFSVNQHRFPGVQVTARLKRHYTLGPEFAPVLGYVSRISEQDLKKVDKVNYRGTYTLGKTGVEAQYETLLHGKVGYEEVEVNVHGRQVRVVKHIESIPGKNLYLTIDAKLQQAAYKAFKGKKGAMVALDPKTGGVIAMVSVPSYNANLFADGISRKDYHALQRSPDHPLFNRALRGKYPPASTVKPFMALLGLESQAITKNTIFHDPGYFQLKGSTRKFRDWKKEGHGRVNLNKAVAESVDTYFYQLAHQLGINKMHEFMSAFGFGKKSGIDLPGEVTPVYPNSAWKQQALGQVWFPGETVIAGIGQGYVQATPMQLATSTMLLANRGQSYRPHVLGAVVDAKKNTKPALALLPKVKLDQERHWNYVERAMESVVTMPTGTAHYLSRGLEYRLAGKTGTAQVFSFGEDREESQKLMDKKKNLRHHTWFIAYAPIKNPEIVVVVLLEHSNGAAKIARKVMDYYLLEEQA from the coding sequence ATGACGGAACAAAAGGTTCGTCTGTGCATAGGGAGTGCGCATGGGGGGCAGTGGCTAGAGGACAGTCATAAAGCTGAAGGCTATTTCAAACAACGCATTTTTCAGGCTTTGTTAATTGTTAGTAGCTTGTTATTACTACTTGCTGGACGCTTGGCTTATTTGCAGCTGATCGATCATTCGCGTTATTCGACATTATCACGTAATAACTACATTCGTGCAGTGCCTTTAGTGCCTAAACGCGGCTTAATTTATGACCGTAATGGTGTCTTACTTGCCGAAAATATTCCTGTATATAGTTTGGATATTATTCCAGAGCGTAATAAAAATATTAAACAAACGATTGCGCGCTTAGGCCAGCTATTACCGATCCGTAAAGAAGATATCAAAAGCTTTTACAACCAACGTCGTTTGCGTCATTCTTTCGATAGCATTCCTTTATTGGATGATCTAAGCCATGAGCAAATGGCGAAGTTTTCTGTAAATCAACATCGTTTTCCAGGGGTGCAGGTCACTGCCCGGCTTAAACGCCATTACACCTTAGGGCCTGAATTTGCGCCGGTACTCGGTTATGTCAGTCGCATTAGCGAACAGGACTTAAAAAAAGTCGATAAGGTCAATTATCGCGGGACTTATACGCTGGGGAAAACAGGAGTTGAAGCGCAATATGAGACATTGTTGCACGGCAAAGTCGGTTATGAAGAAGTCGAAGTGAATGTTCATGGTCGCCAGGTTCGTGTTGTTAAGCATATTGAGTCGATTCCTGGGAAAAACTTATATTTAACGATTGATGCGAAACTCCAGCAAGCGGCTTATAAAGCATTTAAAGGAAAAAAAGGAGCGATGGTGGCTCTTGACCCTAAAACAGGTGGTGTAATCGCCATGGTCAGTGTACCCAGTTATAACGCAAATTTATTTGCTGATGGCATTTCTCGCAAAGACTATCATGCGCTACAGCGCTCACCCGATCATCCTTTATTTAATCGCGCATTACGAGGTAAATACCCTCCAGCATCTACTGTAAAACCTTTTATGGCCTTACTCGGTTTAGAAAGTCAGGCGATTACCAAAAATACGATATTCCATGATCCTGGTTACTTTCAGTTAAAAGGCAGCACACGTAAGTTTCGTGATTGGAAAAAAGAAGGGCATGGTCGGGTTAATTTAAATAAAGCCGTGGCAGAATCGGTAGATACTTATTTTTATCAACTTGCCCATCAATTGGGCATTAATAAAATGCATGAGTTCATGTCTGCTTTTGGTTTTGGTAAAAAATCAGGAATAGATTTACCTGGAGAGGTCACGCCGGTTTACCCAAATAGTGCTTGGAAGCAACAGGCTCTAGGACAAGTGTGGTTTCCAGGGGAAACGGTGATCGCTGGGATTGGTCAAGGCTATGTGCAAGCGACGCCGATGCAGCTTGCGACATCGACTATGTTATTAGCCAATCGAGGGCAGTCCTATCGCCCTCATGTTCTAGGTGCTGTTGTTGATGCAAAGAAAAATACCAAGCCTGCGCTAGCATTATTGCCTAAGGTAAAATTAGATCAGGAGCGTCACTGGAATTATGTTGAGCGCGCGATGGAAAGTGTAGTGACAATGCCGACAGGAACTGCGCACTATTTGAGCCGAGGGCTTGAATATCGACTTGCCGGAAAAACTGGAACCGCGCAGGTATTTTCATTTGGTGAGGATCGTGAAGAGTCGCAAAAACTGATGGATAAAAAGAAAAACCTTAGGCACCATACTTGGTTTATTGCTTATGCGCCGATTAAAAATCCAGAAATCGTTGTTGTGGTTTTATTAGAGCATTCTAATGGTGCTGCAAAGATTGCCAGGAAAGTTATGGACTATTACCTGCTTGAGGAGCAAGCATGA
- a CDS encoding D-alanyl-D-alanine carboxypeptidase family protein, with protein MRKTLWLFCMAGSLVFAGPGFAASAANTEASKAEKAPAQKLNYPSKMYLSLPRNMVPPINVQAKSWILMDYNSGQVLASGNPDERLSPASLTKVMSYYVVAEALRDGKIKTTDKVRISRKAWKTGGSRMFVKAGDSVSVKDLLQGMVVQSGNDATVALAEYVAGSEDAFVVLMNRVAKRLGMLQTNFTNTTGLPHIEGKTTARDLGILVRDLIENYPKEYQLYSQKWFSWSGIKQPNRNRLLWHFEGADGVKTGYTKDAGYCLISSAKRDGMRLIAVVMGSKNERARVNESQKLLTYGFRFFEDRLLYKKDQVIATPKVWLSATEQVKLGLKENLYLTVPYGEAKDLKASLKIANYLKAPVIEGQSYGRLVISFKGKTILERPLVALDNAKEGGMWTKISGQVSLFFHQLFG; from the coding sequence ATGAGAAAAACATTATGGCTGTTTTGTATGGCAGGAAGCCTAGTTTTCGCAGGGCCAGGATTTGCAGCATCCGCAGCAAATACAGAAGCTAGCAAGGCAGAAAAAGCACCGGCGCAGAAACTAAACTATCCAAGCAAGATGTATTTATCTTTGCCAAGAAACATGGTGCCACCGATTAATGTTCAGGCTAAGTCTTGGATTTTGATGGACTACAATAGTGGTCAAGTGCTTGCTAGTGGCAATCCGGATGAACGTCTCTCTCCGGCAAGCTTAACCAAAGTGATGTCTTATTATGTTGTTGCCGAAGCGTTGCGCGATGGCAAAATTAAAACGACGGATAAAGTGAGGATTAGCCGCAAAGCTTGGAAGACAGGTGGTTCGCGGATGTTTGTGAAAGCGGGTGATAGCGTCAGCGTCAAAGATTTATTACAAGGCATGGTTGTGCAATCGGGTAATGATGCCACGGTGGCCCTTGCTGAATATGTGGCAGGCAGTGAAGATGCTTTTGTCGTTTTGATGAACCGTGTTGCTAAACGTTTGGGTATGCTACAAACGAATTTTACTAATACGACAGGATTGCCCCATATAGAAGGTAAAACAACCGCGCGAGATCTAGGAATTTTAGTTCGGGATTTAATTGAAAATTATCCTAAAGAATATCAGCTATATTCGCAAAAATGGTTTTCTTGGTCGGGAATTAAGCAACCTAACCGTAATCGTTTACTTTGGCATTTTGAGGGGGCTGATGGAGTTAAAACCGGTTATACCAAAGATGCTGGCTATTGCTTAATTTCTTCGGCCAAGCGCGACGGTATGCGTTTAATCGCTGTGGTGATGGGCAGTAAAAATGAACGCGCGCGTGTGAATGAAAGCCAAAAATTACTCACTTATGGTTTTCGCTTTTTTGAAGACCGCTTGCTCTATAAAAAAGATCAAGTGATTGCCACACCTAAAGTATGGCTAAGTGCCACAGAACAAGTGAAATTAGGCTTAAAAGAAAACCTTTATCTCACCGTTCCTTATGGCGAAGCAAAAGACTTAAAAGCCTCTTTGAAAATTGCCAATTATCTAAAAGCACCTGTGATCGAAGGGCAGAGTTATGGTCGTTTAGTAATCAGTTTTAAAGGAAAAACAATTTTAGAACGGCCACTCGTCGCCTTAGATAATGCGAAAGAAGGCGGTATGTGGACGAAAATTTCAGGGCAGGTCAGCCTGTTTTTCCATCAATTATTTGGATAA
- the nadD gene encoding nicotinate-nucleotide adenylyltransferase: MKNNESVQEIALFGGTFDPIHIGHLRIAYELHQTGFFDKFSFMPCYQPVHKEAERDVSVQVRLAMLESALEDTPFTVERAEIDREGPSYAVDTLEGLKKAQVNQRFYFVMGSDSLLSFHKWHRFQRLLELTHLIVVGRPGFDIDEKSAVMEYVKGRQASSLEQLKAQDAGLVYMSPLTMLAISSTDLRERLQKNESIRYLVPSAVEKMILQSNCYREKKT; this comes from the coding sequence ATGAAAAACAATGAAAGTGTGCAAGAAATCGCTCTTTTCGGGGGTACGTTTGATCCGATTCATATTGGCCATTTGCGGATTGCTTATGAGCTTCATCAGACCGGGTTTTTTGATAAATTTTCCTTTATGCCCTGTTATCAGCCGGTGCATAAAGAGGCGGAGCGCGATGTGTCTGTTCAAGTGCGCCTTGCCATGTTAGAATCCGCCCTCGAAGATACGCCGTTTACGGTAGAGCGCGCTGAAATTGACCGCGAAGGGCCTTCTTATGCGGTAGATACCTTAGAAGGCTTGAAAAAAGCGCAGGTAAATCAGCGCTTTTATTTTGTAATGGGCTCCGATTCGTTATTAAGCTTTCATAAATGGCATCGTTTTCAGCGCTTACTTGAATTGACCCACCTCATTGTTGTAGGTCGGCCTGGCTTTGATATCGATGAAAAAAGTGCTGTGATGGAATATGTGAAAGGTCGGCAGGCCAGCTCTCTTGAGCAGCTTAAAGCCCAGGATGCTGGATTGGTTTATATGAGTCCATTGACCATGTTGGCTATATCATCGACGGATCTGCGTGAGCGCCTACAAAAAAATGAAAGTATTCGTTATTTGGTTCCAAGTGCTGTGGAAAAAATGATTCTACAATCGAATTGTTATAGAGAGAAGAAAACGTGA
- a CDS encoding SPOR domain-containing protein has product MSKSESPGFTRYLQVAAFKQYEDAISTIESLRSLTGEYRIYLKRKNGFNIIRVGPLMSLKATLRLQIKLSRNGYRDTMIVMT; this is encoded by the coding sequence ATGTCAAAATCTGAAAGTCCAGGCTTTACCCGCTATTTACAAGTCGCGGCGTTTAAGCAGTATGAAGATGCGATTAGTACGATAGAAAGCTTAAGGTCATTGACTGGAGAGTATAGAATTTATCTTAAACGTAAAAATGGGTTTAATATTATAAGAGTGGGGCCATTGATGAGCTTAAAGGCGACATTGCGATTACAGATTAAATTAAGTCGTAATGGCTATCGGGATACAATGATAGTGATGACTTAG
- the holA gene encoding DNA polymerase III subunit delta: MKLSANEFYAKLKQGKLSSNCYWFHGDEMLLVQEAANLVREQVRDQGVACERRVFYADLPGFDWQSFLLAASSGSLFSEQRILELRLLEQKPTVQILGYIQQFLSQNSPDNLLMISSQKLESRLQKHKIFLALSKQCVEVPFWPLQGRNLQQWLSQRARTLKLSLTTGALDYLYMQTEGNLLAAAQELDKLALLYEGKPLDEAMIAEHVAQGARFQVFQLMDDILARQSETVLRALAGLELQGESEVLVLWGLLRDIRLLLKVKSGASEAELRRDNVWPRRMRLLQQAARGLSVSTLERLILECQKVELMIKGVNPGAPWQALTRVTCVLMGLKGSEWYEKQ, from the coding sequence TTGAAACTCTCTGCCAACGAGTTTTATGCTAAATTAAAGCAAGGAAAACTTTCTTCAAACTGTTATTGGTTTCATGGCGATGAGATGTTGTTGGTGCAAGAAGCGGCCAACCTTGTGCGAGAGCAAGTGCGCGACCAAGGTGTCGCTTGTGAGCGTCGGGTTTTTTATGCGGATTTGCCCGGGTTTGACTGGCAGAGTTTCTTGTTGGCAGCATCGAGCGGTTCGTTGTTTTCTGAGCAGCGTATTTTAGAGTTACGTTTGTTAGAACAAAAGCCGACTGTGCAAATTCTAGGCTATATTCAGCAGTTTCTCTCACAAAATAGCCCTGATAATTTATTAATGATTAGTTCACAAAAATTAGAGAGCCGGCTACAAAAGCACAAGATATTTTTGGCTCTTAGTAAGCAATGTGTTGAAGTGCCTTTTTGGCCATTGCAAGGGCGTAATTTACAACAATGGCTCAGTCAGCGCGCGCGTACACTAAAGCTATCATTGACTACGGGTGCGCTTGATTATTTATATATGCAAACCGAAGGGAATTTATTGGCTGCAGCACAAGAGTTAGATAAGCTGGCTTTGCTTTATGAAGGCAAACCGCTTGATGAGGCGATGATTGCCGAGCATGTTGCGCAAGGAGCGCGCTTTCAGGTTTTCCAGTTGATGGATGACATTCTCGCACGTCAATCTGAAACGGTCTTACGTGCTCTAGCCGGTTTGGAATTGCAAGGTGAAAGTGAAGTTTTAGTGCTGTGGGGACTGCTGCGGGATATCCGCTTATTGCTAAAGGTGAAATCTGGCGCAAGTGAAGCTGAATTACGTCGTGACAATGTGTGGCCACGGCGCATGCGTCTATTGCAACAGGCGGCGCGGGGTTTATCGGTGAGTACACTTGAGCGTTTGATTTTAGAGTGTCAGAAAGTAGAACTTATGATTAAAGGCGTTAACCCAGGCGCTCCTTGGCAAGCATTAACAAGGGTCACTTGCGTGCTGATGGGACTAAAAGGAAGTGAATGGTATGAAAAACAATGA
- the rlmH gene encoding 23S rRNA (pseudouridine(1915)-N(3))-methyltransferase RlmH, translating to MKINLIAIGKKMPAWVKAGFDEYARRLPVGCALQLVEIEAAKRGKRFDVSRALRQEGAAMIEAIPKGTLVVALDVKGKAWCTEQLSGQLENWQGGGRDVSLLIGGPEGLAPECLAKAELRWSLSALTLPHPLVRIVVAEQLYRAWTVLNNHPYHRA from the coding sequence ATGAAAATTAATTTAATTGCGATTGGTAAAAAAATGCCTGCCTGGGTGAAAGCGGGTTTTGATGAATATGCACGGCGTTTACCGGTAGGCTGTGCTTTGCAGCTAGTTGAAATTGAAGCGGCAAAGCGAGGTAAACGATTTGATGTGAGTCGCGCCTTGCGCCAAGAAGGTGCTGCAATGATCGAGGCGATTCCTAAGGGAACCCTGGTTGTTGCATTGGATGTAAAAGGGAAAGCCTGGTGTACTGAGCAATTATCGGGCCAGTTGGAAAACTGGCAAGGTGGTGGTCGTGATGTTAGTTTATTGATTGGCGGGCCGGAAGGTCTTGCACCAGAATGCTTAGCAAAAGCAGAGTTGCGTTGGTCTTTATCCGCGCTGACCTTACCTCATCCACTCGTGCGTATTGTCGTTGCGGAGCAACTTTATCGAGCATGGACGGTACTGAATAATCACCCTTACCATCGTGCTTGA
- the rsfS gene encoding ribosome silencing factor, translating to MNAKTEKLTQVINHALEEAKAKNIVVLDVAEMTSITDHMMVASGTSSRHLKALANAVISDVKAQGFEVLGIEGEAGAEWILVDMADVILHVMLPETREFYNLEKFWSMPAA from the coding sequence GTGAATGCAAAGACAGAAAAGTTAACTCAAGTGATTAATCATGCGCTTGAAGAAGCTAAAGCGAAAAATATCGTTGTTTTAGATGTAGCTGAAATGACCAGCATTACCGATCATATGATGGTCGCTTCTGGAACATCCAGTCGTCATTTAAAAGCTCTTGCGAATGCGGTCATTAGCGATGTTAAAGCACAAGGTTTTGAAGTTTTAGGCATTGAAGGTGAAGCGGGGGCTGAGTGGATATTGGTGGATATGGCCGATGTGATTTTGCATGTGATGCTGCCAGAGACCCGTGAGTTTTATAATCTTGAAAAATTCTGGTCAATGCCTGCGGCTTAG